The uncultured Desulfatiglans sp. DNA window GGAGAAGCGTAGAACACGATGCCGCGTTTGCGCTTCTCGAACCAGTTGAGCCAGTCGGCTTCCTTCGGCTCGAGGGTCTCCGTGACCAACCGTTCGATTTCCCTCGCCCGCAGGAGAAGGGGTTCGATCCCTTCGCTCTCGATCTGGAATAAGGTTTCCTCCTGCCGGATGGTCTGGAGGCAGCGGCGGATCTCGCGGCCCGGGCCTGTCTTGAGATGCGCGAGAAGATCCGGGGCGATGCGTTCCCGGTCGCTGAAGCCCTCCAGGGCCTGTTCGATGCCGCCTACGGCGGCCCGGAGTTTTTGCAGGAGCATCAAGAGGTTCGTGGGGGGGCGCTTCATCGATGCGGGCACGGTCTCTTCGAAATCAGCGGCCCACTCCAGCATCTGGGCGGTGCTGAGCCTCTCCCCGAAGGCGGCGGTGGCGACCTCTTCCATGTGGTGGGCCTCGTCGAAAACCACGGCTTCGAACCGCGGGATGATCTCCCCGAAGCCGCCCTCCTTGACCTTCATGTCCGCGAAAAAGAGGTGATGGTTGACGATGATGAGACGGCTTTCGGCGGCCGTGCTCCGGAGCCTCCCCAGGAAGCACTGATCGAGGAAGAGGCACTCGCTCCCGAGGCATTGATCCGAGCCGGCGGAAAGGCTGTCCCAGAGGGTGTCCTGATCGGCCATCCAGGGCAGCTCCTCGCGGTCGGCGAAGGACGTCCTGCGGATCCAGGCCTCGAGCCGGCCGCGGATATCGAAGGCTTCAGGAGCAGGGAGCGCTGACTGCACGAACCGCTGGTGGTAGCGATGGAGGCAGAGATAGTTCTTGCGCCCCTTCATCATCACGGCGTCCGCCCGGAGGCCGGTCGCGGCCAGCAGACGAGGGAGGTCCCGCTGGAAGATCTGCTCCTGGAGGTTCTTGGTTCCCGTGGAGATGACGGCCTTGCGGCCGCTCAGGATAAGGGGGGTCAGGTAGCCGAAGGTCTTGCCGGTTCCCGTTCCTGCCTCGATGATGGCGGGCAGGTTCTTCTGCAGCGCCTCCTGAATGAGCAGGGCCATATCCATCTGGACGCTGCGGAATTCGAAGCCCGGCAGATTGC harbors:
- a CDS encoding putative DnaQ family exonuclease/DinG family helicase (Evidence 3 : Putative function from multiple computational evidences); protein product: MNPQDYTIEGVLGPQGLLARNLPGFEFRSVQMDMALLIQEALQKNLPAIIEAGTGTGKTFGYLTPLILSGRKAVISTGTKNLQEQIFQRDLPRLLAATGLRADAVMMKGRKNYLCLHRYHQRFVQSALPAPEAFDIRGRLEAWIRRTSFADREELPWMADQDTLWDSLSAGSDQCLGSECLFLDQCFLGRLRSTAAESRLIIVNHHLFFADMKVKEGGFGEIIPRFEAVVFDEAHHMEEVATAAFGERLSTAQMLEWAADFEETVPASMKRPPTNLLMLLQKLRAAVGGIEQALEGFSDRERIAPDLLAHLKTGPGREIRRCLQTIRQEETLFQIESEGIEPLLLRAREIERLVTETLEPKEADWLNWFEKRKRGIVFYASPLDVSEDLKGRLYQKCPRVLLTSATLAAAGNFDYAAARLGLPENALKAIFPSHFDFKRQALLYVPADLPAPGHPRFSEAAGERILEILGLSEGRALVLFTSYQNLFNVHRHLQDKLPFTLLKQGDAPRSTLLATFREDIHSVLLATGSFWQGVDVPGEALSCLIVDKLPFSSPGDPLVAARITHLQEQGKNAFMSYQVPEAVLALKQGLGRLIRTNTDRGVMAILDVRLRHARYGGIFLESLPPVPVTACIEDIADFYSREPEAGKEESASARGKRNGLDIGTEKG